A stretch of DNA from Perca fluviatilis chromosome 15, GENO_Pfluv_1.0, whole genome shotgun sequence:
aatgattattttcatgagAGATTATTGTACCAATTATATTTTCCATGTTAACTTGATGAATAACTAAGCAATGATTAAAATTGTCACAGATCAATTTCATGTTGATCGACTAATTGACAATTGAACAATTTCAACAGTAGGAATAAATACATGACAAAACTGAGAATTTAAAAAGGAGTCGGACCCATCAATAGTTTGAACATATGAATATCAAGGAGTCGAGCCTCGTGGTGTAGATTTCAATTTGTGGGAAATATATGGGCAAGTTTACCCGGGGTGGGCTGTTGCTCATAGCGCCCACTGTAGACCCAGGCGGTGCCGTCCCACCCGACGCCCCACACCAGCCCCAGACTGTTAGACTCTACACAGCGCAGGTGACCCGGGACCTGCCGCCAGAACCTGCAGCACCATACAGCGGAAGCACCCAGCGTTAGCCACACTATTGTtagcacacagagacaaagtgCTGCCACACACAGTATGAAGATTAGAGATTTGGCACATTAGCAGCACGTATAACACCCACTCTCACCATGCAGAGCAGTATGTTAACTGACATGTagcagaattaaaacaatgtagGCACAACAAAGCTGAAGGGAAACCAGGTCTACCAGAAAGACAGGATGAAAACAAAAgaagcaggcagacagagactACTATTTGGTATCAGTCTCACATGAGGTCACAGGCCAGTGTGTTTGCGGGGGCCTCCAGGGAGAAGGACGGCTCATGGACCATGATGTCTCCCTTTGAGGTTGTGGACCACAGGGCCTGTCTGGACGGGGGACCTGTGAGCCCTCGACACTTACAGCAACAGTCAGACAACAGGCACAACTAAACGCAGACCCAGAAACAACAGGGAATGTGATCAGCAATGAGCGTTTTTCTAGTAAATGTAAATactagtaaagtaaaaaaaaaaaaaaaaattctacctAACATGCAACGTTTTAATCTACATTTTCACTTTCGTGTTTTCATGCTCAGTGGGCTTAAAAAAGTATGTATTTTCCGTGCAACTGTTACCCAGTCATTCATGTCCTTTTCAGTTTGTGCTGCCAGTACCAGAGGCCACCTCTGTTTGGTCCTTTGGGCGGTGTACACAGCAAAAGCATAGTGGCAGTCCCTGAGCACCGGAACCAGCGCCGTCACTTCATTTATAAGGACATGAAGGTACTGTGACAAAGAGACAAGAAAATGAGTATGGACAGCTGTCAGTAGACAGTTGAGAATTTAACCGACCCTAGCAAAACCAACCTTTTTCTCATCATACTGTGTGTAGTAGACAAAGAAAATGCTGTCCTTCCTGCCGTCAGACTTGGTGGACTGCTCGAGGGCAACAGCCACATCCACCCAGCGCTGAggcttccagtctctccaccagCGCAACGCACCTTTACGCACCCACACCGACTGGCAAGGGAAACGGGAGGATGTGACcacatacagacagaaaaaaatgtgacaaGAGAGGCGATATGGTCAATCCGAGGCAGAAAGGAGGAGTTAAAGAGGAGCGTCAAACACAAGCAGTCTTACGTTGCTTCTCTCAAGCGGTTTCTTGCTGATCTCCTCTCTGtgttcctgctgctgctgctcgctcCAGGCTACAGACTGGACTGGAGTCAGGGACAGGGAGCTGGTGAGAGGACCTGACAGAAAGACATACAAGTCAGACGtttagacagacacacagacaaccatAGAGATGACACGTACAGTATATCTCTATACatgtaaaagtatgtaaaaGTAACAGTGTGCAACATTCAAACAAAGATATATAACAGATATAATATACATCGTTTGTGATTAAGTTGGAAGTGGCCATGGCgtgtttacattattttgtgtACTGTCACTACATGACATGCAATGTTCGTAAGCCGTCATCATCAGATTTTgctatcttttttttcatttatttaaaggtATGTTTTTTGGAAGGTTGGTAATTTAattgttcatttagtaaatacATCAATCTTAATATCACTGCATAGCGGCTGTCCGTATACCTGTGGGACTAAGCCAGCTGATCTGTGAGCTCGCATCCACATCGCAGCCTCCACCAGAGATCCAGGTCCACACCGGCCCGTCCTCTTCTCCAACACCGTGAGAGGTCTCTAGAGTCCCCAGGGCATAGGTGGCAGCAGCACTGCCATCGCCCAACAAAGGCCCCGCCGCCTGTGCACATCGAGCTGCTTCTGCTCCCTCCAGATCCACGTTCATCCAGGGGACGTCGTGTCCTGCGGTCTCAGGGGTCGGGAGTATCGGGGCTGGGGACGGCTCCTCGACTTCTTCCTGCTGTACCTCTGCGATGGACGGTTGGGGAGTGGACGTTTTGTCCCGGTCTGACACCAGGCTGTTAATGAAGCTGTCACTTGCAGGGATGAATGGTTTGGGGGCATCCTGTTGGGAGGCTGAGGGAGTGTCCTCTGTTTTCAGGGGAGGTGTAGGCGATTCTGCTTCTCCTAATGGGACTACAGAGGGTGCTGCTGCCTCCACGACTGGGCTGTCTTTAGTGCTGTCTTGTGGGTCAGTAGGACCTAACTCTGAGTCAGAGTCCGTGCAGCTCAGAACCGAGCCTTGTGAGGCCTCAGTCAGCTGGCCACCAAACTCACACTTCTTCCTATTAAACAACACATATGGAGAGAGCAGGGACAAAATAAGGGATATAATCAGGGTGGTTTCATTACAGGATCCAACTCGACTATTTATACAGACCTGGCTGGGATAACCTCTTTGCTATTGCCCCATTGGGCAGAAACAGGAATCCAGCCATTCCCACTTGGTTCAGACAGTGTCACACCCATTCTGAAATACAGGCCGCGGTCCTCACCTACCGCCCACACCtgacagaaggagagagaagaaaacaaTGTAGAACAACAAAGGTGAACTCAGTAATCACAAGAAAGGAAATtaagtaactacatgaaaactaaTGGGATAAACATGACAGAATCCTGTcagataaaatataataaaccTTTTATTCACTCTTTAAAAAGGTGTATCCGTGGCACTAGTAGAACACAGGCAATTGATACTTTATAAGGTCATATACTGTAAAACTGGTGCCTGTCGCCTCACAGAAGCCATATCCGTAATTGCAGCTCTGAAAAATTAAATATGGGATATGATGATGACAGCTTGGCCAGCTTCTAACTAGGGAGTTTCCCCACATGTCAGGCCAGTAggagctcgatggtgttttaagccccccaacgtctccttccaggcagcgctgcgaccgttcacttcaaggcacctaaccctaaccattgcctaatcgacttcaaggcagcactgcaaccgttgacttcaaggcacctaaccctaaccctaaacctaacctgAACCATaacctaatcctagtgccttccaggcagcgctgcctggaaggagacgttggggcttaaaacacagataaacccaGTAGGAATCCAGTCTGGGGATATATAAGGCTGGGCCTGAGGTGCTACTGCTGGGACATTGGCTGGAACGGCTGGCTGTACTCGTGTTACAGGGCAACTGCAGGGCGGAACTAGAGGCCAGAGGTAGAAGGGCTGGGGAGGGGGAACAGAGGTGAGAGAAAGAAGGGGAGGAGGTGTGATATGTGGGTTTGCAGTGCTAGCAAAGTCCTCAGCAGTGAGATAAAGAGTGAAAGCCTTTCTGTCCTGACCCTGGCCCTGATCTGGCTTGTCCTGAAACCAGATCCAATGTTGAGGGTAAAGTGAATCGCTCAGAGGGAAGCAGCTAGAGTTCAGTAGAAACACGCTACAGTAGGgtttaaaaggaaacaaaaaggcTGGAAAGCGAAACTATATCGTTAATAATAATTAAGTGTAACTGACAACAAATCTAGTATGTTGTTTTTGgtgtttaatacatttaaatgttaCGGGGACATACATTGTTTCTTCTTAAAAATACCCTTCTACATTGTTGAACCTCCAATTTTGTTatataaaacacatttacattatGCAGATGACTTTGCTATTGTcttctgttttactgtatacCTTTAAGGGGGAAATCAATACACTGTGATAAGGCCTAGgcgctcatcaaaaaggtgtgATGATTAAATTATCAACAGAAAACTTTTTAACCTGGTCATTGAGTCCTACATCCACCACCATCATCTCCCCTCCGATGCTGATCCAGCCGGAGCCACAGGGGTTGTGGGAGTTCACGCCACGCCTGAACCACACCTTGAAACGCATGCGCGTTAACACACAGATATGTTACCATCACAATGAATCCAGTCAGTTTTACGCATGCAAGGAGTAATGATTCACCTTATAGTCTTTAGTGACCACCCAGACCACGCTAACTCCAACAGCCACATGAAGCGCTTCAATCTCCTTTCCTGGTGATTCCACCTCGACCCACGATGTGCCTGATAGAAGAAAATGCTGCACGTTTACCAAAACAGCACGAAGGCAAGCCCTTATCTTAGCAAGCAGTCACCATTATTGTGgtagtttatgttatgttttgtaAAATAGTCTGCCCTACAAAGCTAGTTTAAATTACACCTTTTGTTCAAATGACATTAAACTTAAACCATCatatttgacttttgaaaaaatgtcagaaagtatTGCTGCAGATCATCTTCGTAAGGCAGTATAGGTCTGGCTTATTTTCTTTGGTGCCCGCATCATGACAACGCTACTGGTGGTCTATCTTGTGAGACTTACAGTAAATTCTCACCTTTTCTTAAAAGCTTCGCGTCATCTTTccgagatactttttttttttttttttttttttaggtacaGTATATATTAAATAGATATCTCATGTACAATGATGctttaacaaataaaactgaTCTTGGTGTTGATATTGACAATTTAAACTCTTATCCAGATAAACTATCTTATGGTCACAAAAATCACAAACAATTTAGAAGAAGGGACacagatacaatattattattacacaagaagtattgttgaaaataaaaaaaggggcaAAAATGAGAAATAATGGAAAATGATTGTGGTGGGTACATGTAAATGGGAACTACAGTGAACGCTGACCAGTCGGGCTGTCCAGGGTGAGGCCGGTACGGACCAGCAGGTTCCCATCCCAAAGTAAAGCCCACAGCAGGTCTCCGGGGCCTGCCGATAACTGAGCCACCTCCTTGGGCACTTCTACTTCCTCCCAGCGGGAGCCCTCTGGGACACGAGGGTGGATGCCCTCCCTGAACCACACCTGCAGGGTAAAGATAAAGTCATAAAATTGGATTGGGTGGGATATTGTATAGCATGCTGCTTGGCTTAAAATGATAtaaacacaatacaaaatattatgtatatataagaTAAATACCAGTGTCAGCACAGTACATTTTATAGATCATTTACAGAGCATCAAACTatattatataatgtataattttatttgtatacaaaatgtaattggtttaaaggtacaatatgtaacatttctgctttaaaatgtctaaaaacgaccatacctatgttatatatttttatgagttgtgttcttacactatcccaaatgtttccaccaaatgtcaaacccagagaaatctgttattttattttcagacacggcacgtttcctttagtcgcccatcagtggcgtcatataacctttcaccctccagttactctaacttccgtcagaacactggcaccaagaggatagttcaggagtaattgtaaatcatacaatgtcacagaaaaaaaaatacttgtaaccgtaatactgcttttttttgccatacagcatcat
This window harbors:
- the tecpr1b gene encoding tectonin beta-propeller repeat-containing protein 1 codes for the protein MPITLLWAVDVYGRVYGLSTAGQRWERADDMLLELKRVTAGKDRCWGIGCDHHVYLNMMPSETPIRYREETYENQRWNPVDSFTDTLLPTDRWPWSDVTGMNPQPLHSFELPSRSWDWEGDWYVDQNCGGEPSQTGGWEYAVDFPANFSPDKKWNSCVRRRRWIRYRRYTAQGTWAKIPLDNPRKPPLPLCDISCGGWEMSDQSGRYPYLWGVSQQGEVWFREGIHPRVPEGSRWEEVEVPKEVAQLSAGPGDLLWALLWDGNLLVRTGLTLDSPTGTSWVEVESPGKEIEALHVAVGVSVVWVVTKDYKVWFRRGVNSHNPCGSGWISIGGEMMVVDVGLNDQVWAVGEDRGLYFRMGVTLSEPSGNGWIPVSAQWGNSKEVIPARKKCEFGGQLTEASQGSVLSCTDSDSELGPTDPQDSTKDSPVVEAAAPSVVPLGEAESPTPPLKTEDTPSASQQDAPKPFIPASDSFINSLVSDRDKTSTPQPSIAEVQQEEVEEPSPAPILPTPETAGHDVPWMNVDLEGAEAARCAQAAGPLLGDGSAAATYALGTLETSHGVGEEDGPVWTWISGGGCDVDASSQISWLSPTGPLTSSLSLTPVQSVAWSEQQQQEHREEISKKPLERSNSVWVRKGALRWWRDWKPQRWVDVAVALEQSTKSDGRKDSIFFVYYTQYDEKKYLHVLINEVTALVPVLRDCHYAFAVYTAQRTKQRWPLVLAAQTEKDMNDWLCLLSDCCCKCRGLTGPPSRQALWSTTSKGDIMVHEPSFSLEAPANTLACDLMFWRQVPGHLRCVESNSLGLVWGVGWDGTAWVYSGRYEQQPTPGDAVQMHQQTDVRSVHVYENQRWNPMTGYTDKGLPTDRPMWSDESGLKEFTKGNAHPPSPEWSWVSEWAVDYNVPGGTDKEGWQYAADFPVTFHGHKTMKDFVRRRRWTRKCKVTLRGPWQQVPPIRLSDISLMPCLAQSSMEQVPVWALSDKGDVLCRLGVSPKTPAGSSWLHVGTDQPFKSISIGGANQVWAIAKDGAVFYRGSVSPLNPAGECWYHIPSPPRQTLRQLSVGRTSVFSVDENSNLWYRQGLTPSYPQGSAWELISNNVTKVSVGPLDQVWTIADGVPGFPAEISGAVCHRLGVGPMQPKGQSWDYGVGGGWEHISVRGNSVEAPRAPHPAPVGPPRSPLPPRPQVNGDAVGV